The sequence AAAACCACCGCCGCCGAGGATGTAGTTGCCCACGAAGAGCGGAAAGAAGTCGGGGTCGTTGCGCGCAATGCCGGGCTGGCCGATCGACACCTGGGCTTGGGCGGCGGCGAACGGCAGACGCTCGTCGATCGCGCGCTCCAGCGCCTGCACCTGCGGCACAGCCGGCAAAGGCTCGCAGCCGTGCGCTTTCAGCGGTGCCATGAACCGACCCACGATGGCGTCGGCCTGTGCGCGGTCGATCGCGCCCACCAGCGTCACCTGCGCGCGGCAGGTGACCACGTGTCGGCGGTAGAAGGCCTGCATGTCGGCCACGCTGATCGCGTTGAAGGTGGCAGCGTCGGGTTGGTAGCCATAGGGGTGCGGTCCGTAGACAGCGCGCGCAAACGCGCGGCCGGCCTGCGTGCCCGGCCGGTTTTCGGCTTCCTTGAGCGAGGCCAGCACACGCTCGCGGTCGCGTTGCCACACCGCTTGTGGCCAGGCCGGTGCCGCAATCTGGCGGGCGGCCAAGGCCACGGCGCGCTGCAGCAAATCAGGCTCGGTCAGCGTGCGAAGCGACAGCGTGAAGCGGTCGGCGCTGGCCTGAGCCCCGAACTGCGCCCCGAGATCCACCCAGGCTTCGCTGAGCTGGTTTTCGTCCAGCGCGGGCAGGCCCGGCTGCGCGGCAACGCCGCCCGAAAGCAAACCCGCCGTTGCGCTGGCCAGACCGGCCTGCGCCGCCGGGTCGCGCCGGCTGCCACCGTCGAAGTCGAGCTGAACGTCCAGCATGGGGATGGACGGGCTGGCGACGAGGTACACGCGCGCGCCGCTGCTGTGCGTCCAGTGCTCGATGGGAATGGCCGCCTGCGCGGTGTTGAACACGCCGGCGAGCAGGACAGCCAGCACAGCGGTGGTGCGGAACAGTGTTTTCAGAATGGCCTTCATTTCTGCCCCCCCTCGGGCACCAGCACCGCGGTGGTGAGCTGCTGATCGGAGAAGTAGCGTTGCGCGACCGACTGCACCTGCGCAGCCGTCACCGCCTTCAGGCGGTTCATCAGGCGGTCCCCGGTGTGGATGTCCAGGCCGTTGGCCCAGTAGCTGCCGAGTTCCTGCGCCTGGTTGAACACCGAATCAAGTTTGTAGACCTCGCCCGCCGTCCACTGCGTCTTGACACGGCGCAGCTCGGCTTCGCTGATGCCCTCGCGCGCAATGCGCTCCACCTCGGACTTGAGCGCTGCGGCGGCCATCTCCGGTGTGACGCCACGCGCCGGCACCGCGCTCAGCGAGAAGAGTTGGGGACCGCGCCCCATCAAACCGTAGGAAGCGCCTGCGCTGTCGGCGATGCGTTTGCCCCCGGTCCCCTGGCCTTGCACCAGTGCGCGGTCGAGCCGGGCGCCGTTGTACCCGTCGAGCACGGCCGACAAGACCGTCAAGGCCAACGCGTCCTGGCTGGACTTGCTTTCTTCGGCGGCGCCGCTCCAGCGCGGCACCTTGTAGCTCAGCGCCACCAGCGACTGGTCGGCCACGGCGCGGTACTCCATGCGGCGCGGACCCGACTGCGGCGGTTCCTCGCGCGGCTTGCGCGCGGGCAGCGCGCGGGCAGGAATGGGACCGAAATGTTTCTCGGCCAGCGCACGGGTCTGCGCCACGTCCACGTCGCCCGCGATCACCACGGCAGCGTTGGCTGGCGTGTACCAGCGCTGGTGGAACTCGCGCGCATCGTTGGGCGTCATGGCCTCGATGTCGCTCATCCAGCCGATGATGGGCCGACGGTACGGGCTGGCCTGGTAGACCATGGCGTTCATGGCTTCGAACATGCGCGCGCGCGGCGACTCTTCGGTGCGCTGGCGGCGCTCTTCCTTCACCACCTCGATCTCGCGCTTGAACTCGTCGTCGCTCCACCGGTTGTTGGCAAAACGATCGGCCTCCAGCTTCATCACGGACTCCAGCGCCTGCGCCGGCACCTGCTGGTGGTAGGCCGTGGCGTCGCGGCTGGTGAAGGCGTTGTCGCGCCCGCCCAGGGCCGCGATGCGGCGCGAGAACTCACCCGGTTTGAGGTCGGGAGTGCCCTTGAACATCATGTGTTCGAGCACATGGGCCACGCCCGAGGTGCCGTCCACCTCGTCGATGGAGCCCACCCGCACCCACAGCATGTGGGCCACGGTGGGAGCGCGCCGGTCGGGCCGCACGATCAGCGTCATGCCGTTGGAGAGCGTGAAGCTCTGGGCCACCGGGTTGGCGGAAGTCGGGCTTGAAGACTGTGCCGACGACCCGAAGGCCGCGAAAGCCAGTGCGATGGACAGTGCGGCGCGGCGCCCGTCCGGCAGGTTCAGAGTGCGTTTCATAGAATGCAATGGATTCTAGAGATGGACAAATGTTCTCGTTCTTTCGCAAAAAAGCCCCCACCGAGCCCTCACCGGCGATTCCCACGCCCGCCACAGTCACGCCTGTGGTGGCTACCCCCGTCGAACCGCCCCCCCCGCCACCTGTCGCCGCACCCGTGCGCCAGGGCTGGCTGGACAAGCTCAAGAACGGCCTGCGCAAGACCGGATCGAGCATCACCACGGTCTTCACCGGCACACAGATCGATGACGCGCTGTACGAAGAACTTGAAGCCGCGCTGCTGATGGCCGACACCGGCATGAAAGCCACCACCCACCTGCTGGCGGACCTGAAACGTCGGGTGAAGGAAAGCAAGACCACCGACCCCGCCGCGGTCAAAGGCCTGTTGGCCGATGCCATCACCGCTCTCTTGATGCCGCTGCAAAAGCCGCTGGTGATCGGTGAACACAAACCCACCGTGATCATGGTCGCCGGCGTGAATGGCGCGGGCAAGACCACCTCCATCGGCAAGCTCACGCGGCACCTGGCGCAGGGCGGCGCCACCGTGCTGCTGGCCGCGGCCGACACCTTTCGCGCTGCCGCGCGCGAGCAGCTCGCGGTGTGGGCCGACCGGAACACGGTGGAGATCATCACGCAACAAGGCGGCGACCCGGCTGCGGTGAGCTTTGACGCGGTGACCGCCGGGCGCGCGCGTGGACGCGACGTGGTGCTGGTCGACACCGCCGGGCGCCTGCCGACCCAGCTGCACCTGATGGAAGAGCTGCGCAAGATCAAGCGCGTGGTGCAGAAGGCCGATCCAACCTCACCGCATGAAGTGCTGCTGGTGATCGACGGCAACACCGGGCAGAACGCCTTGATGCAGGTGAAGGCCTTCGACGAGACCCTGGGGCTCACGGGTCTCATCATCACCAAGCTCGACGGCACGGCCAAGGGTGGTGTGATCTGCGCAATCGCGCGCGAAAAGCCGGTGCCGATCTATTTCATCGGCGTGGGTGAAAAG is a genomic window of Hydrogenophaga sp. RAC07 containing:
- the ftsY gene encoding signal recognition particle-docking protein FtsY, yielding MFSFFRKKAPTEPSPAIPTPATVTPVVATPVEPPPPPPVAAPVRQGWLDKLKNGLRKTGSSITTVFTGTQIDDALYEELEAALLMADTGMKATTHLLADLKRRVKESKTTDPAAVKGLLADAITALLMPLQKPLVIGEHKPTVIMVAGVNGAGKTTSIGKLTRHLAQGGATVLLAAADTFRAAAREQLAVWADRNTVEIITQQGGDPAAVSFDAVTAGRARGRDVVLVDTAGRLPTQLHLMEELRKIKRVVQKADPTSPHEVLLVIDGNTGQNALMQVKAFDETLGLTGLIITKLDGTAKGGVICAIAREKPVPIYFIGVGEKLEDLETFNAREFAQALLS
- a CDS encoding M16 family metallopeptidase, with protein sequence MKAILKTLFRTTAVLAVLLAGVFNTAQAAIPIEHWTHSSGARVYLVASPSIPMLDVQLDFDGGSRRDPAAQAGLASATAGLLSGGVAAQPGLPALDENQLSEAWVDLGAQFGAQASADRFTLSLRTLTEPDLLQRAVALAARQIAAPAWPQAVWQRDRERVLASLKEAENRPGTQAGRAFARAVYGPHPYGYQPDAATFNAISVADMQAFYRRHVVTCRAQVTLVGAIDRAQADAIVGRFMAPLKAHGCEPLPAVPQVQALERAIDERLPFAAAQAQVSIGQPGIARNDPDFFPLFVGNYILGGGGFVSRLTTEVREKRGLSYSVFSYFAPGRHAGAFQIGLTTRPDQAAQAVEVSRNVVKQFVEQGPTEAELVAAKAFLVNGFSLRIDSNRKLLDNVANIGWNGLPLDYLDTWTQQVERVSVADIRRAFARVLQPDRMVTVVVGAQP
- a CDS encoding M16 family metallopeptidase, which translates into the protein MKRTLNLPDGRRAALSIALAFAAFGSSAQSSSPTSANPVAQSFTLSNGMTLIVRPDRRAPTVAHMLWVRVGSIDEVDGTSGVAHVLEHMMFKGTPDLKPGEFSRRIAALGGRDNAFTSRDATAYHQQVPAQALESVMKLEADRFANNRWSDDEFKREIEVVKEERRQRTEESPRARMFEAMNAMVYQASPYRRPIIGWMSDIEAMTPNDAREFHQRWYTPANAAVVIAGDVDVAQTRALAEKHFGPIPARALPARKPREEPPQSGPRRMEYRAVADQSLVALSYKVPRWSGAAEESKSSQDALALTVLSAVLDGYNGARLDRALVQGQGTGGKRIADSAGASYGLMGRGPQLFSLSAVPARGVTPEMAAAALKSEVERIAREGISEAELRRVKTQWTAGEVYKLDSVFNQAQELGSYWANGLDIHTGDRLMNRLKAVTAAQVQSVAQRYFSDQQLTTAVLVPEGGQK